A single Corvus hawaiiensis isolate bCorHaw1 chromosome 26, bCorHaw1.pri.cur, whole genome shotgun sequence DNA region contains:
- the LOC125317247 gene encoding carbonic anhydrase 2 isoform X1 translates to MSHHWGYGSHDGPAHWHEHFPIANGERQSPIDICSKSAKYDSSLKPLSFSYDASTARSIVNNGHSFNVEFDDSSDKSVLQGGALDGVYRLVQFHIHWGSCDGQGSEHTVDGVKYDAELHIVHWNVKYGKFAEAVKHPDGLAVVGIFMKVGNAKPEMQKVVDALSSIQTKGKQASFTNFDPTGLLPACRDYWTYPGSLTTPPLLECVTWHVLKEPITVSSEQMCKLRGLCFNAENEPVCHMVDNWRPCQPLKSREVRASFQ, encoded by the exons ATGTCCCACCACTGGGGATACGGCAGCCACGACG GACCCGCTCACTGGCATGAGCACTTTCCCATCGCCAATGGAGAGCGCCAGTCCCCTATTGACATTTGCAGCAAGTCCGCCAAGTATGACTCCTCTCTGAAGCCTCTCAGTTTCAGTTATGATGCCAGCACGGCCAGAAGCATCGTCAACAACGGgcactccttcaatgtggagTTTGATGATTCTTCTGACAAGTCAG TGCTGCAAGGAGGAGCACTGGATGGAGTCTACAGGCTGGTGCAGTTTCACATTCACTGGGGATCCTGTGATGGCCAGGGATctgagcacactgtggatggtGTGAAGTATGATGCAGAG CTCCATATTGTTCACTGGAATGTAAAATATGGTAAATTTGCTGAAGCTGTGAAGCACCCTGATGGTTTAGCTGTGGTGGGCATCTTCATGAAG GTGGGAAATGCCAAGCCCGAGATGCAGAAGGTTGTGGATGCTCTGAGCTCCATTCAAACCAAG GGAAAGCAAGCTTCCTTCACAAATTTTGACCCCACTGGACTCCTTCCTGCATGCAGAGACTACTGGACATACCCTGGCTCACTGACCACTCCACCGCTGCTTGAATGTGTGACCTGGCACGTTCTGAAGGAGCCCATCACTGTGAGCTCTGAGCAG ATGTGCAAACTCCGTGGCCTTTGCTTCAATGCTGAGAATGAGCCTGTGTGCCATATGGTGGACAACTGGCGCCCATGTCAGCCTTTGAAGAGCAGAGAAGTCAGAGCTTCCTTCCAGTAA
- the LOC125317247 gene encoding carbonic anhydrase 2 isoform X2 yields the protein MLQGGALDGVYRLVQFHIHWGSCDGQGSEHTVDGVKYDAELHIVHWNVKYGKFAEAVKHPDGLAVVGIFMKVGNAKPEMQKVVDALSSIQTKGKQASFTNFDPTGLLPACRDYWTYPGSLTTPPLLECVTWHVLKEPITVSSEQMCKLRGLCFNAENEPVCHMVDNWRPCQPLKSREVRASFQ from the exons A TGCTGCAAGGAGGAGCACTGGATGGAGTCTACAGGCTGGTGCAGTTTCACATTCACTGGGGATCCTGTGATGGCCAGGGATctgagcacactgtggatggtGTGAAGTATGATGCAGAG CTCCATATTGTTCACTGGAATGTAAAATATGGTAAATTTGCTGAAGCTGTGAAGCACCCTGATGGTTTAGCTGTGGTGGGCATCTTCATGAAG GTGGGAAATGCCAAGCCCGAGATGCAGAAGGTTGTGGATGCTCTGAGCTCCATTCAAACCAAG GGAAAGCAAGCTTCCTTCACAAATTTTGACCCCACTGGACTCCTTCCTGCATGCAGAGACTACTGGACATACCCTGGCTCACTGACCACTCCACCGCTGCTTGAATGTGTGACCTGGCACGTTCTGAAGGAGCCCATCACTGTGAGCTCTGAGCAG ATGTGCAAACTCCGTGGCCTTTGCTTCAATGCTGAGAATGAGCCTGTGTGCCATATGGTGGACAACTGGCGCCCATGTCAGCCTTTGAAGAGCAGAGAAGTCAGAGCTTCCTTCCAGTAA